The Nitrospirota bacterium genomic interval CCTTAGAGGGATCAAAGCAAAGGTCCATCTTTTCTGATATACGGGATAAGCCATCTCTTGCCACCCGCCCACTTGAGAAAGGGTTTCGCTTCTTGAGGGGTTTTATGCGTCTTCTTTCCCGTTCCGCCTGACATCATATATTCCCTTGAATATGTCATTGATTCTTACGTCCAGTGCGTCCGCGATGCGGAAAAGGGTCTTGAGTGACGGGTAGCGCAGGCCCCGCTCTATCTGCCCTATATAGGAGACATGGATGTCCGCCTTCTCCGAGAGCTTTTCCTGCGAGAGATGCTTTTTCTCCCTGAGCTTTTTGATGTTCTGGCCCAGGGCGAGGCAGCGGTCATCGGGCTTGGCCTGCGGCATGGGGTACTATAAATTTCTTACAAATAGTATTTAAAGAGACTATATGTAATAAGGCTATTTGTAATAGGAAAGTTGGAGGAGGGAAAGTTTATGACACCTTAAAAACTATGGAGAGGGTAAGAGGCGCTTCTCTACCAGGGGGCTACACAAGGGGGACTTGCGTCCCCCTTGCGCGTTCCTTAGTTGTACCGGACGGTTATCTCGTAGTCTATGCTCGCGTGCTTGGCCGGAAGGTCATCGCCCTTTCCGGGGCAGATGAGCTTGCCCGCGG includes:
- a CDS encoding helix-turn-helix transcriptional regulator; the encoded protein is MPQAKPDDRCLALGQNIKKLREKKHLSQEKLSEKADIHVSYIGQIERGLRYPSLKTLFRIADALDVRINDIFKGIYDVRRNGKEDA